A stretch of DNA from Candidatus Cybelea sp.:
GTCGGGAAGACGGAGCTGGCTCGAGCGCTTGCCGAGTATCTCTTCGACGACGAGCGAGCGTTGATCCGCATCGATATGTCGGAATACCAAGAAAAGCACACGGTCGCGCGATTGCTCGGCGCGCCTCCCGGCTATATCGGCTTCGAGGAGGGCGGTCAGCTCACCGAGGCGGTGCGGCGCCGGCCGTACTCGGTGATTCTTTTCGACGAGATCGAGAAAGCGCACCCCGACGTCTTCAACGTGTTTCTGCAGATACTCGACGACGGACGGCTGACCGACGGTCAAGGCCATACGGTCGACTTCAAAAACACGATCGTGATCATGACCTCGAACGTTGGAAGCCACCGGATCCTCGACTATCGCGGATCCTTGGACGGTGCCGAGTACGCGATCATGCGCGCGACGGTGCTCGACGAACTGCGCCAGCACTTCCGGCCCGAATTTCTCAACCGCGTCGACGAGATCATCGTCTTTCACGCGCTCACCGAGGACGAGTTGCTGACGATCGTCGATCTGCAGCTGGCTCGTCTGCGCAAGCGTTTGGCCGAACGGCGCATCACGCTCCACCTTTCCGACGAAGCGAAGCGGCACGTCGTCAAGGTTGGCTACGACCCGCACTACGGCGCGCGGCCGCTCAAACGGACGATCCAGAAGGAGCTGGAGACGCCCCTTGGGCGCAAGATTCTCTCGGGCGAGATCGAGGACGGCGATACGGTGGACGTCGGGTTCGACGACATTCGCGGCGAGCTGACGTTCTCGATCGGGGAGCGCGTTCCGGCGACGGCGTAAGAAGGCGTTATGTTGATTGCCGCCTTCACCCTCACGCAGATTCTCGGATACCCGTTTCCCTCCGCTCCGATTAGTGACGTTCGCGGAGATGCGATCGCATACTCACTCGATACTCGGGGCATTCGAACGGTATGGTTCGCGCGAGGGCCGGAGTTCGTGCCCCGGCAACTCTTTGCATCGGCCGGCGACGACGGACAGGAGCTGAGCGATCTTACGATTTCCGGTGATGGGGCGCACGTCGTCTACGTGCGAGGCGGCGATCACGACGCAAACTGGCCGCTGCCGCTCCAACCGGGGCCGGCGGCGATGCCGCAGCAGCCGTCGATGGAGGTCTACTCGGTCGCGACCGGCGGCGGCGCTCCGAAACTGCTCGGTGCCGGCGACGCACCGGCGATCTCGCCCGACGGCAGCCGCGTCGCCTACACGCAGGACGGTGCGGTGATGATCGCGCCAATCGACGGCAGCGCCGCAGCAAAGCGCTTCTTTTTCGATCGCGGCCAGGATTCGGACTTGCGCTGGTCGCCCGACGGCTCCTCGCTTGCCTTCGTTTCGACGCGCACGGATCACAGCTTCATCGGCATCTATCGCAACGACTCGACGCCGGTTGAATTCATCGCGCCGTCGACCTCGCAAGATTTCATGCCGCGATGGTCGCCCGACGGGCACCAAATCGCGTTCGTCCGAATCGCCGGCGACGGCGGCGCGCCTCAGAATCCGTTCGACTGGAATCCCATTCCGTGGCAGATCTGGGTCGGCGATCCCAACGCCGGTACCGCCTCGCGCGTTTGGGCGAGCACCGGCACGCCGCGCGCCTCGCTGCCGCAGAGCGCGGGCGGCCCGTTGTTGGAGTGGATGAGCGGAGATCGCCTGCTCTTCAAAAGCGAAGAACGAAACTGGCTGCACCTCTACACCGTGAGCGCGCAGCGCGGTACGAGCACCGCGATCGGAAACGCGCGGCTGCTGACCCCCGGCGCGTTTATCGTTGAAGATGTGAGCGTTGCGCCGGGAGGAGCGTCGGTCGTTTACGCGGCCAACGCTGGTGCCGCGCCGGGCGACGTGGACCGCCGCCATCTGTTCCGCGTCGATGAAAGCGGGATGAACGCGCAGCTCACACGCGGTCGGAGCAGCGAGTTTGGTCCGGTGGCACTTGCGAGCGGAGCGGTTGCGTTCAATCGCACGACCGCGCAGCAACCGCCGCTGGTGACGCTGCTCTCGAGTGGAGCGCAGCGAGCGCTCTCGTCGCTGCCCGCCGACTTTCCGTCATCGCAGCTGGTGACGCCGCAAGACGTGACGTTTCACGCGTCGGACGGAGTGCTCGTGCACGGCCAGCTGTTCGTGCCATCGGGCGGCGGGCGTCATCCAGCGATCGTCTTCGTGCACGGCGGACCGCCGCGTCAGATGCTGCTCAACTGGCACTACATGGATTACTACTCGAATGCGTACGCCGTCAACCAGACGCTGGCGAGCCGCGGCTTCGCCGTGCTCTCCGTGAACTACCGGCTGGGCATCGGTTACGGCCACGACTTCGACTTTCCGGCGCGGTGGGGGCCGACCGGTGCTTCCGAGTACCAAGATGTGGTCGCCGGCGCTCGTTTTCTGCAAAGCGATCCGCGCGTCGATTCAAAACGAATTGGCATCTGGGGCGGGTCGTATGGCGGTTATCTCACCGCGCTCGCGCTCGCGCGCAACTCCGACATCTTCAAGGCGGGCGTCGACTTTCACGGCGTACACGACTGGTCGCTCGACGTCGACAATTCGCTGTGGGCTTTCACCCAGCTCAAACGCTACCAGCAGTACGACACGCGAGCGATCATGAAGCTCGCGTGGGAATCGTCACCCGATTCGGCGATCGCGACCTGGAAGTCGCCGGTGCTGCTGATCCAGGGCGACGACGATCGCAACGTCGAGTTCCATCAGATGGTCGATCTGGTAGCGCGCCTGCGCGCGGCGCACGTTCCCTTCGAGGAGATCGTCATCCCCAACGAGATTCACGGCTTTCTGCGGTACGCTTCGTGGCTTTCAGCCGATACCGCGACCCTGGAGTATTTTAGCCGAGTCTTCTCGGAACGGACGTAGCTCTCACACCTTCTCCCTGCGGCGCTGGCGCAGCCGATCCGTCTCGTCGAGCAGCCGCTTGCGAAGACGAATCGATTGGGGCGTGACCTCGACCAGCTCGTCGTCGGCGATGAATTCGATCGCGCGCTCCAGTGAAAGTTCGTCGGGCGGCGCCAGCTTCACATTTTCGTCGGAACCCGCGGCGCGCATGTTCGTGAGCTTCTTTTCGCGCGCGACGTTGATCGCGATGTCCTTATCGTCGTTACTGCGTCCGACGACCATGCCTTCGTACACGTCGATCCCGGGCCCGACGAAAAAACGGCCGCGCTGCTCGACGCCCATAAGCGCATAGCCAGTGGTGCGCCCGGTCTCACTTGCGACCAGGGCACCGACGTTGCGCTCGGGGAGCTCGCCTTGCCAAGGCTGATGATCGTAATACGTGTGGGAAAGCACGGCGGTGCCGCGCGTTAGCGTTAAGAGTTCGCCGCGCAGGCCGAAGATGGCTCGGGTCGGCATCGTATATTCGAGGCGCCGCTCGTCGCCCAGGGTGAGCATGTTCGACATCGCCGCCTTGCGGCGGCCCAGCGCTTCGATCACGGCCCCCGAGTACTCCTCGGGAACGTCGACGACGACGTACTCAACGGGTTCCCAGCGCTCGCCATCGCGCTCCGTGACGATCACCTGCGGCTTGGAGACGCCCAGTTCGTAGCCTTCGCGGCGCATCGTTTCGATGAGGATCGCTAGGTGCAGCTCGCCGCGTCCGCGCACTTCAAAGGTGTCTGGAGAGCCGGTCTCTTCAACACGCAAGGCGACGTTCGATTCGAGTTCGCGCATTAGGCGTTCGCGGATCTGCCGGGAGGTAATGTACTTCCCTTCCCGCCCCGCAAACGGCGAGTTGTTGACGCTGAAGAAGATCGAGACCGTGGGCTCGTCGACGGAGACGGCGCGAATATTCTCCGGCATGGCGGCATCGGCGAGCGTATCGCCGATATTGAGATCCTCGATGC
This window harbors:
- a CDS encoding prolyl oligopeptidase family serine peptidase, with product MLIAAFTLTQILGYPFPSAPISDVRGDAIAYSLDTRGIRTVWFARGPEFVPRQLFASAGDDGQELSDLTISGDGAHVVYVRGGDHDANWPLPLQPGPAAMPQQPSMEVYSVATGGGAPKLLGAGDAPAISPDGSRVAYTQDGAVMIAPIDGSAAAKRFFFDRGQDSDLRWSPDGSSLAFVSTRTDHSFIGIYRNDSTPVEFIAPSTSQDFMPRWSPDGHQIAFVRIAGDGGAPQNPFDWNPIPWQIWVGDPNAGTASRVWASTGTPRASLPQSAGGPLLEWMSGDRLLFKSEERNWLHLYTVSAQRGTSTAIGNARLLTPGAFIVEDVSVAPGGASVVYAANAGAAPGDVDRRHLFRVDESGMNAQLTRGRSSEFGPVALASGAVAFNRTTAQQPPLVTLLSSGAQRALSSLPADFPSSQLVTPQDVTFHASDGVLVHGQLFVPSGGGRHPAIVFVHGGPPRQMLLNWHYMDYYSNAYAVNQTLASRGFAVLSVNYRLGIGYGHDFDFPARWGPTGASEYQDVVAGARFLQSDPRVDSKRIGIWGGSYGGYLTALALARNSDIFKAGVDFHGVHDWSLDVDNSLWAFTQLKRYQQYDTRAIMKLAWESSPDSAIATWKSPVLLIQGDDDRNVEFHQMVDLVARLRAAHVPFEEIVIPNEIHGFLRYASWLSADTATLEYFSRVFSERT
- the typA gene encoding translational GTPase TypA gives rise to the protein MKTRSDIRNVAIIAHVDHGKTTLVDAMLKQSGVFREGQLVATRVMDSNPLERERGITILSKNTSIRHGDVKFNIVDTPGHSDFGGEVERVLQMVQGVLLLVDAAEGVMPQTRFVLRKALELDLRAIVVVNKIDRRDARPQEVVNQTFDLFVELGANDEQADFPVMFTNAKAGIAKASLEDESDSLEPLFAAITANVPEAPAEEGPLQLLISAIDHNRYVGRVGIGRIFRGSARRNDPIVKLTRDGTTSSGLRLTSLLTFAGLERVDVEQADAGDIVCVSGIEDLNIGDTLADAAMPENIRAVSVDEPTVSIFFSVNNSPFAGREGKYITSRQIRERLMRELESNVALRVEETGSPDTFEVRGRGELHLAILIETMRREGYELGVSKPQVIVTERDGERWEPVEYVVVDVPEEYSGAVIEALGRRKAAMSNMLTLGDERRLEYTMPTRAIFGLRGELLTLTRGTAVLSHTYYDHQPWQGELPERNVGALVASETGRTTGYALMGVEQRGRFFVGPGIDVYEGMVVGRSNDDKDIAINVAREKKLTNMRAAGSDENVKLAPPDELSLERAIEFIADDELVEVTPQSIRLRKRLLDETDRLRQRRREKV